One part of the Halobacteriovorax vibrionivorans genome encodes these proteins:
- a CDS encoding M23 family metallopeptidase, translating to MRHNTTFFLFSFLLFLCSCAGLKPLPKLGTYDVEQRIAYPGKVNKIILDLPSLGEEFHILCGDKRLSHEIKNGKITAFYAPRYWYFETKDGEKTDAPSNVHCYLKSKVYGSEVQYHFTTFNIRPFDYKKSYIKVAKKHVDLSPEAVERWKREVKLQSEAYASAVTDRSLTDKEFIRPLNSKITAVYGNRRVFNDKKNSWHSGTDMRARRPTPIKASNDGKVILVEDLFFNGKAVFIDHGAGVITMYCHLSEFKVKTGDTVKRGQIIALSGNTGRSSAPHLHWGVRVQGNWVDGLQFLKEQKKQLNPQAYKMPSEKEGMN from the coding sequence ATGAGACACAATACAACATTTTTCCTATTTTCATTTTTACTCTTTCTCTGTTCATGTGCAGGCCTTAAGCCTCTACCAAAGCTTGGAACTTATGACGTTGAACAACGTATAGCCTACCCAGGTAAGGTGAATAAGATTATTTTAGACCTGCCAAGTCTCGGGGAAGAATTTCATATTCTCTGTGGAGATAAGAGGCTATCTCACGAAATTAAAAATGGAAAAATAACGGCATTCTATGCTCCGAGATATTGGTACTTTGAAACAAAAGATGGTGAGAAAACAGATGCGCCAAGTAATGTTCATTGCTACTTAAAGTCTAAGGTCTACGGAAGTGAAGTTCAGTATCACTTTACGACATTTAATATAAGGCCATTTGATTATAAGAAATCTTATATCAAGGTGGCAAAGAAGCACGTTGATCTTTCTCCTGAAGCGGTTGAGCGCTGGAAAAGAGAAGTAAAACTACAAAGTGAAGCTTATGCAAGTGCTGTTACAGATCGTTCATTAACAGATAAAGAATTTATCCGCCCGCTAAATAGTAAGATCACCGCTGTTTATGGTAATCGTCGTGTATTTAACGATAAGAAAAATAGCTGGCATTCTGGTACGGATATGCGAGCAAGAAGGCCAACGCCAATCAAAGCATCAAACGATGGGAAAGTAATCCTTGTTGAAGATCTCTTCTTTAATGGAAAGGCTGTCTTTATTGATCACGGTGCTGGTGTCATCACAATGTATTGCCACTTGTCAGAATTTAAAGTTAAAACTGGCGATACAGTTAAACGTGGTCAAATTATAGCTTTAAGTGGTAATACTGGACGCTCGAGTGCTCCACATCTTCATTGGGGAGTGAGAGTGCAAGGTAATTGGGTCGATGGCCTACAATTTTTAAAAGAGCAAAAGAAGCAGTTGAATCCACAGGCATATAAAATGCCTAGTGAAAAAGAAGGAATGAATTAA
- the hisS gene encoding histidine--tRNA ligase translates to MATIRPQNAKGTRDFGPLESSRRNYIFDTIKKRFQSHGFMPLETPAVENLNVLTGKYGEEGDKLLFRVLNSGDFLKKVKPEDLEEKNLGAISAKMCDRGLRYDLTIPFARYVCANLNELALPFKRYQIQPVWRADRPQKGRYREFYQCDGDIIGTESLLSEVSLVEVYHDVFNDLKLDGVEIVINNRKILQGIASVLGVSDKLTDMTIAIDKLDKIGAEKVGEELLKRDFSEEQVARLSTLLTLEGSSDEKLSTIKEFLGEDEVGKLGLEELEFVLSNVRELGIENLVFDPTLARGLDYYTGCIFEVKLVDGSMGSIGGGGRYDDLTSMFGQKEKLSGVGISFGAERIYDVMLDRGLFEDISASVDFMIINMSDDDQKEYLQIARNFRAQGRSIEIYPTSAKMKKQMTYANKRGVKNVIFYGDQEKEQRILKIKDMETGQEKQESLA, encoded by the coding sequence ATGGCGACGATTAGGCCACAAAATGCAAAAGGGACACGTGACTTTGGTCCACTTGAATCATCAAGACGAAATTATATATTTGATACAATTAAAAAAAGGTTTCAATCACATGGCTTTATGCCGCTAGAGACACCTGCCGTTGAGAACCTGAACGTCCTCACTGGTAAATATGGAGAAGAAGGAGATAAGCTTCTTTTTCGCGTTCTAAACTCAGGAGACTTTCTAAAGAAGGTAAAGCCAGAAGATTTAGAAGAGAAGAATCTTGGAGCAATTTCAGCAAAGATGTGTGATCGAGGTCTGCGCTATGACCTTACCATCCCATTTGCTCGCTATGTGTGTGCCAATTTAAATGAACTGGCCCTCCCATTTAAACGCTATCAAATTCAGCCAGTTTGGCGTGCGGATCGTCCTCAAAAAGGCCGTTATCGCGAATTCTATCAATGTGATGGAGATATTATTGGAACAGAATCACTTCTAAGTGAAGTTTCCCTAGTTGAAGTCTATCACGATGTTTTTAACGACCTAAAGCTTGATGGTGTTGAAATCGTCATCAACAACAGAAAGATCCTTCAAGGTATTGCTAGTGTTCTCGGCGTCAGCGATAAGCTTACCGATATGACTATTGCCATTGATAAGCTCGATAAGATTGGAGCTGAGAAAGTTGGAGAAGAACTTTTAAAACGCGACTTTAGTGAAGAGCAAGTAGCAAGACTCTCAACACTTCTTACCTTAGAAGGAAGCTCTGATGAGAAGCTTTCAACAATCAAAGAATTTCTAGGAGAAGACGAAGTTGGAAAACTTGGCCTTGAAGAACTTGAATTCGTTCTCTCAAATGTGCGTGAGCTAGGAATTGAAAACCTTGTCTTTGATCCGACTCTAGCAAGAGGACTTGATTACTACACAGGTTGCATTTTTGAAGTAAAACTTGTTGATGGTTCAATGGGAAGTATCGGTGGCGGTGGACGCTATGACGATCTAACGAGTATGTTTGGTCAAAAAGAGAAGCTCTCAGGTGTTGGAATCTCATTTGGAGCTGAAAGAATTTATGATGTCATGCTTGATCGTGGACTCTTTGAAGATATCAGCGCAAGCGTAGATTTTATGATCATCAATATGAGTGATGACGACCAAAAAGAATACCTCCAAATTGCTCGCAACTTTAGAGCACAAGGCCGTTCAATTGAGATCTACCCTACTTCGGCCAAGATGAAGAAGCAGATGACTTACGCCAACAAGCGTGGGGTTAAGAATGTAATCTTCTATGGGGATCAGGAAAAAGAACAAAGAATTTTAAAAATAAAAGACATGGAAACAGGTCAAGAGAAACAAGAAAGCCTCGCATAG
- a CDS encoding tetratricopeptide repeat protein, translating into MSNEDSRKQTFFKDLEVLVVESLGNARVAYENAFKSLGIERKNVRFAKTFHDALKELDSFEPNLVFSYEVLDQGRYNDVLKKHLKLQPNRINNSFILLTQNDSIDAISKIAQQQVDLVLPIPFTVDSIKALMDKLYEMKSSPSDYRKLINAAYEQVGKDHAKVFEIVEKARELSKGPYETYYLEGLCHFKDKNFEESLKALEKSYTINPKDFNTLKLFFKTYKHQKNYYMALQYSLKLHADYPISPDMLKDLSMVAVAAGKHELILNYYDAYKKVNEPSDEIKDAISAAIVIYARCELEKIEFDKSSIQDLQKNKKYLKALKLIEEASIICATKPAILEKMIIILTQTPDNKTTKFVQVKQKEKFPKYENAPLMDALVADKDSTASQSLKMAIDTLNSGFKSEELFEIIIKRSVDMNRKEESIQEWYEQAIKIYPHMKSRLNKFYNA; encoded by the coding sequence ATGAGTAACGAAGATTCAAGAAAACAAACATTCTTTAAAGACTTAGAAGTCTTAGTGGTTGAGTCTCTCGGGAATGCCCGTGTTGCATACGAGAATGCATTCAAGTCACTTGGTATTGAACGTAAGAATGTACGTTTTGCTAAGACTTTTCATGATGCCCTTAAAGAGCTCGACTCTTTTGAGCCCAATCTTGTTTTTAGCTACGAAGTACTTGATCAAGGTCGCTATAACGACGTTTTAAAGAAGCACTTAAAGCTTCAGCCAAATCGAATCAACAACAGCTTCATTCTACTGACTCAAAACGATTCCATTGATGCGATTTCAAAAATTGCTCAACAACAAGTGGATCTCGTTCTACCGATCCCATTCACTGTAGATAGTATAAAAGCCTTAATGGATAAGTTATACGAGATGAAGTCATCTCCAAGTGATTATCGAAAACTTATCAATGCCGCTTATGAACAAGTAGGAAAAGATCATGCAAAAGTTTTTGAGATTGTAGAGAAGGCCAGAGAGTTATCAAAAGGGCCATATGAAACATATTATCTGGAAGGACTTTGTCATTTCAAAGATAAGAATTTTGAAGAGTCCCTTAAAGCACTTGAGAAGTCTTATACAATAAACCCAAAAGACTTTAATACTCTAAAGCTATTTTTTAAAACTTATAAACATCAGAAAAATTACTATATGGCCTTGCAGTATTCACTTAAACTACATGCGGACTACCCTATTTCACCTGATATGTTGAAAGACTTATCAATGGTTGCAGTTGCAGCTGGTAAGCATGAATTAATTTTAAATTATTATGATGCTTATAAGAAAGTAAATGAGCCTTCAGATGAAATCAAAGATGCCATTTCTGCGGCCATTGTCATCTATGCTCGATGTGAACTTGAAAAAATTGAATTTGATAAATCATCTATTCAAGACTTACAAAAAAATAAGAAATACTTAAAGGCATTAAAGCTAATTGAGGAAGCTTCAATCATTTGCGCAACAAAGCCTGCAATTTTAGAAAAAATGATTATTATCCTGACTCAAACACCAGATAATAAGACCACCAAATTCGTGCAAGTTAAGCAAAAAGAAAAATTTCCAAAGTATGAGAATGCTCCACTCATGGATGCCCTCGTCGCAGATAAAGACTCTACTGCTTCCCAGTCTTTAAAGATGGCCATCGACACATTAAATAGTGGATTCAAATCAGAAGAATTATTTGAAATTATCATCAAACGCTCTGTCGATATGAATCGTAAAGAAGAGAGTATTCAGGAGTGGTATGAGCAGGCCATCAAAATCTATCCCCATATGAAGTCTCGTCTGAATAAATTTTATAACGCTTAA